From one Drosophila subpulchrella strain 33 F10 #4 breed RU33 chromosome 3L, RU_Dsub_v1.1 Primary Assembly, whole genome shotgun sequence genomic stretch:
- the LOC119554894 gene encoding protein ABHD18 isoform X2 — translation MGGCLILECLVLFHWCERNGFGPLGVTGLSMGGHMASLAATNWPKPLVLVPCLSWSTASAVFTTGVMSQSINWDMLETQYFSDGQYRERLSKMVTVIDDAFSAGQSFIQNFNQSLQELKEDISDTRKIQEHENSNTCGDKYETQGICAQEDSSIFLTKSLKNTKLDSENLTIDIKDTLSQKVAIETEEPSKETGSALTNLMKFILPLSAQNKSDKIDITKTNWWEREALQFMRGMMDECTHLKNFSVPFDTSLIIAVCAKDDAYVPREGCSSLEDIWPGAEVRYLDAGHVSAYVLHQKLFRSCIIEAFERAKKVYESDIGEGPKCDITYQQLLKKYDKNIQ, via the exons ATGGGTGGGTGCCTCATCCTTGAGTGCCTTGTTCTCTTTCATTGGTGTGAAAGGAATGGATTCGGTCCTCTAGGCGTTACTGGACTATCAATGGGCGGACAT atGGCATCACTCGCTGCAACTAACTGGCCAAAGCCGTTGGTACTTGTACCTTGCCTATCCTGGTCCACCGCCTCTGCTGTTTTTACCACT GGAGTAATGAGTCAATCCATCAACTGGGATATGTTGGAAACGCAATACTTCTCTGACGGACAGTATAGGGAACGGCTATCCAAAATGGTCACGGTGATAGACGATGCGTTTTCAGCTGGCCAAAGTTTCATCCAAAACTTCAACCAATCTCTGCAAGAACTGAAAGAAGACATAAGTGATACGAGGAAGATCCAGGAACATGAGAACAGCAATACCTGTGGCGACAAATATGAGACACAGGGCATATGCGCTCAAGAAGATAGTTCAATATTTTTGACCAAGTCTCTGAAGAACACAAAACTTGATTCAGAAAATCTGACAATAGATATTAAGGACACCCTCAGTCAAAAAGTCGCGATCGAAACAGAAGAACCTTCTAAGGAGACGGGCTCAGCGCTGACAAACCTCATGAAATTCATTCTCCCCCTTTCGGCGCAAAACAAATCCGATAAAATAGATATAACCAAGACGAATTGGTGGGAACGGGAGGCGCTTCAGTTTATGCGTGGCATGATGGACGAGTGCACCCATCTGAAGAACTTCTCGGTTCCCTTCGATACCTCTCTGATAATTGCGGTATGCGCAAAGGATGATGCCTATGTGCCGCGGGAAGGATGTTCCAGCCTCGAGGATATATGGCCTGGAGCAGAGGTACGATACTTGGATGCTGGTCATGTGAGCGCCTACGTCCTGCACCAGAAACTATTTAG gTCCTGCATTATAGAGGCTTTTGAAAGGGCAAAGAAGGTCTATGAAAGCGACATTGGCGAAGGCCCAAAATGTGATATAACCTACCAGCAATTGTTGAAAAAGTATGACAAAAATATTCAGTAA
- the LOC119554894 gene encoding protein ABHD18 isoform X1 produces the protein MPPSKLDSLYRRMLITRFFEKGWGKPENLRRVFQFRKIISNRELCFKLVPRDYPVEITKKQIYAESTLIEGQFKTPLELHLPGVVPKESQQAHFQLLIPNKWKNEKHKPVCIHLAGTGDHFFWRRRNFIAKPLLKDANIGSIILENPFYGLRKPNDQTRSNLHNVSDIFVMGGCLILECLVLFHWCERNGFGPLGVTGLSMGGHMASLAATNWPKPLVLVPCLSWSTASAVFTTGVMSQSINWDMLETQYFSDGQYRERLSKMVTVIDDAFSAGQSFIQNFNQSLQELKEDISDTRKIQEHENSNTCGDKYETQGICAQEDSSIFLTKSLKNTKLDSENLTIDIKDTLSQKVAIETEEPSKETGSALTNLMKFILPLSAQNKSDKIDITKTNWWEREALQFMRGMMDECTHLKNFSVPFDTSLIIAVCAKDDAYVPREGCSSLEDIWPGAEVRYLDAGHVSAYVLHQKLFRSCIIEAFERAKKVYESDIGEGPKCDITYQQLLKKYDKNIQ, from the exons ATGCCTCCTAGTAAACTAGATAGTCTCTACCGGCGAATGCTGATAACGAGGTTCTTCGAAAAGGGATGGGGAAAGCCGGAGAACTTGCGCAG AGTATTTCAGTTCCGAAAAATAATATCGAATAGGGAATTGTGTTTCAAGCTCGTTCCTCGAGACTATCCGGTGGAGATCACGAAGAAACAAATTTATGCAGAGAGCACCCTAATAGAAGGCCAATTTAAAACCCCTCTTGAGTTACACTTACCTGGAGTTGTTCCAAAAGAGTCCCAACAGGCGCATTTTCAATTGTTGATCCCGAACAAGTGGAAAAATGAAAAGCACAAGCCGGTATGCATTCACTTGGCCGGAACTGGTGATCAT ttCTTTTGGAGGAGAAGAAATTTTATAGCGAAACCCCTTCTGAAGGACGCCAACATTGGATCCATAATACTTGAAAATCCGTTTTATGGTCTAAGAAAACCAAATGACCAAAC GCGATCCAACCTGCATAATGTGTCTGATATCTTCGTGATGGGTGGGTGCCTCATCCTTGAGTGCCTTGTTCTCTTTCATTGGTGTGAAAGGAATGGATTCGGTCCTCTAGGCGTTACTGGACTATCAATGGGCGGACAT atGGCATCACTCGCTGCAACTAACTGGCCAAAGCCGTTGGTACTTGTACCTTGCCTATCCTGGTCCACCGCCTCTGCTGTTTTTACCACT GGAGTAATGAGTCAATCCATCAACTGGGATATGTTGGAAACGCAATACTTCTCTGACGGACAGTATAGGGAACGGCTATCCAAAATGGTCACGGTGATAGACGATGCGTTTTCAGCTGGCCAAAGTTTCATCCAAAACTTCAACCAATCTCTGCAAGAACTGAAAGAAGACATAAGTGATACGAGGAAGATCCAGGAACATGAGAACAGCAATACCTGTGGCGACAAATATGAGACACAGGGCATATGCGCTCAAGAAGATAGTTCAATATTTTTGACCAAGTCTCTGAAGAACACAAAACTTGATTCAGAAAATCTGACAATAGATATTAAGGACACCCTCAGTCAAAAAGTCGCGATCGAAACAGAAGAACCTTCTAAGGAGACGGGCTCAGCGCTGACAAACCTCATGAAATTCATTCTCCCCCTTTCGGCGCAAAACAAATCCGATAAAATAGATATAACCAAGACGAATTGGTGGGAACGGGAGGCGCTTCAGTTTATGCGTGGCATGATGGACGAGTGCACCCATCTGAAGAACTTCTCGGTTCCCTTCGATACCTCTCTGATAATTGCGGTATGCGCAAAGGATGATGCCTATGTGCCGCGGGAAGGATGTTCCAGCCTCGAGGATATATGGCCTGGAGCAGAGGTACGATACTTGGATGCTGGTCATGTGAGCGCCTACGTCCTGCACCAGAAACTATTTAG gTCCTGCATTATAGAGGCTTTTGAAAGGGCAAAGAAGGTCTATGAAAGCGACATTGGCGAAGGCCCAAAATGTGATATAACCTACCAGCAATTGTTGAAAAAGTATGACAAAAATATTCAGTAA
- the LOC119554422 gene encoding kinesin light chain isoform X1, protein MIVSKAIKSYRLQKIEKIGKMTQMSQDEIITNTKTVLQGLEALRVEHVSIMNGIAEVQKDNEKSDMLRKNIENIELGLSEAQVMMALTSHLQNIEAEKQKLKTQVRRLHQENAWLRDELANTQQKFQASEQLVAQLEEEKKHLEFMASVKKYDENQEQDDTCEKSRTDPVVELFPDEDNEDRNNMSPTPPSQFANQTSGYEIPARLRTLHNLVIQYASQGRYEVAVPLCKQALEDLEKTSGHDHPDVATMLNILALVYRDQNKYKEAANLLNDALSIRGKTLGENHPAVAATLNNLAVLYGKRGKYKDAEPLCKRALEIREKVLGKDHPDVAKQLNNLALLCQNQGKYDEVEKYYQRALDIYESKLGPDDPNVAKTKNNLAGCYLKQGRYTEAEILYKQVLTRAHEREFGAIDSKNKPIWQVAEEREEHKFDNRENTPYGEYGGWHKAAKVDSPTVTTTLKNLGALYRRQGMFEAAETLEDCAMRSKKEAYDLAKQTKVSQLLTSNEKRRSKAIKEDMDFSEEKNAKP, encoded by the exons ATGATTGTCTCCAAAGCTATTAAATCATACAGGCT ACAGAAAATTGAGAAAATCGGCAAAATGACGCAAATGTCGCAGGACGAAATAATAACTAATACGAAAACAGTCCTCCAAGGCCTCGAAGCCTTGCGAGTGGAGCATGTTTCGATTATGAACGGAATCGCAGAGGTCCAGAAGGACAacgaaaaatcggacatgctGCGGAAGAACATCGAGAACATCGAACTGGGCCTGAGTGAAGCTCAGGTGATGATGGCCCTGACATCGCATCTGCAGAACATCGAGGCCGAGAAGCAAAAGCTCAAGACACAGGTGCGCCGCCTGCACCAGGAGAACGCCTGGCTCCGCGACGAGCTGGCCAACACGCAGCAGAAGTTCCAGGCATCCGAGCAGCTGGTCGCCCAACTGGAGGAGGAGAAGAAGCACCTGGAGTTCATGGCCTCCGTGAAGAAGTACGACGAGAATCAGGAACAGGACGACACATGCGAGAAGTCGCGCACCGATCCGGTGGTGGAGCTGTTTCCGGACGAGGATAACGAGGACCGCAACAACATGTCGCCCACTCCGCCCAGCCAGTTCGCCAACCAGACTTCCGGCTACGAGATTCCAGCACGTCTGCGAACTCTGCACAATCTGGTCATTCAGTACGCATCGCAGGGCAG GTATGAAGTAGCCGTTCCACTCTGCAAACAAGCTTTGGAAGATCTCGAAAAGACAAGCGGCCACGACCATCCCGATGTAGCCACAATGCTGAATATTCTGGCACTCGTTTATCGTGATCAG AACAAGTATAAAGAGGCCGCCAATTTGCTGAACGACGCTCTGTCGATTCGAGGAAAGACTCTGGGGGAAAATCACCCAGCCGTGGCGGCCACGTTGAACAATTTGGCCGTCCTCTACGGCAAACGGGGAAAGTACAAAGATGCCGAGCCTCTTTGCAAGCGTGCCTTGGAGATCCGCGAGAAGGTCCTGGGAAAGGATCACCCCGATGTTGCTAAGCAACTCAACAACCTCGCCTTGCTGTGCCAGAATCAGGGCAAGTACGACGAGGTTGAGAAGTACTACCAGCGAGCTCTCGACATCTACGAATCAAAACTGGGTCCCGATGATCCCAATGTGGCCAAGACAAAGAACAACCTCGCTGGCTGCTATTTGAAGCAAGGAAGATACACCGAGGCCGAAATCCTTTATAAGCAGGTCTTGACGCGAGCCCACGAACGTGAGTTCGGAGCGATTGACAGCAAAAATAAGCCCATTTGGCAG GTGGCCGAGGAGCGTGAGGAGCACAAATTTGATAACAGGGAGAACACACCATACGGCGAATATGGCGGTTGGCATAAGGCTGCTAAAGTGGATTCCCCCACGGTAACAACCACTCTAAAAAATCTGGGAGCACTTTACCGGCGTCAAGGCATGTTTGAAGCTGCCGAGACTCTGGAAGACTGTGCAATGAGGAGTAAAAAAGAAGCCTACGATCTAGCTAAACAAACAAAGGTCTCACAACTGCTAACTTCAAACGAAAAGCGACGATCAAAGGCAATTAAAGAGGATATGGATTTCTCCGAAGAG AAAAATGCGAAAccatga
- the LOC119554423 gene encoding uncharacterized protein LOC119554423: MDPVVLVLSYGATPPMEIVENIFSEVDQLKEVTSTECSLSCYRCIIKTKYYNTSINLVPFSGKLETVPEKILQATEALIIYFDSKDTSFIETIPKTLAKNEQIQLGFLLTSSTSEESGLSFGEIKERTNFFFDIITLKSNVESDSDEPERDYEEVVEGLKNVVWSNVKFGSEHKEDISSDELDSQLKDFENLLLTAQSLRNDTSLTREQFLDRAEQFAGIVSSILNDNDSE, translated from the exons atggaTCCGGTTGTCTTGGTTTTATCTTACGGAGCCACTCCTCCGATGGAAATAGTCGAAA ATATTTTCTCCGAAGTGGATCAACTCAAAGAAGTTACTTCAACAGAGTGTTCACTGAGTTGTTATAGATGCATTATTAAAACCAAGTACTACAACACCTCAATCAATTTAGTACCTTTTTCTGGAAAACTTGAAACTGTGCCGGAGAAAATTTTACAGGCAACTGAAGCGTTAATCATTTACTTTGACTCTAAAGAT ACTTCGTTTATTGAAACTATTCCCAAGACGTTAGCAAAAAATGAACAGATCCAATTGGGATTTTTGTTAACGTCTTCTACTTCAGAAGAAAGTGGATTGTCCTTCGGCGAAATAAAAGAACGAACAAATTTCTTTTTTGACATCATTACACTGAAAAGCAATGTTGAGAGTGACTCAGATGAACCGGAAAGGGACTACGAAGAAGTTGTAGAAGGTTTGAAAAATGTAGTTTGGTCCAATGTCAAGTTTGGTTCTG aACACAAAGAAGATATCAGTTCTGACGAGTTGGATAGTCAATTGAAAGACTTTGAAAACCTACTTCTCACTGCGCAAAGTTTACGTAATGATACTAGCCTTACTCGAGAACAATTTCTTGACAGAGCTGAGCAGTTCGCCGGAATTGTTTCCTCAATTTTAAATGACAATGATAGCGAGTAA
- the LOC119554422 gene encoding kinesin light chain isoform X2, with the protein MTQMSQDEIITNTKTVLQGLEALRVEHVSIMNGIAEVQKDNEKSDMLRKNIENIELGLSEAQVMMALTSHLQNIEAEKQKLKTQVRRLHQENAWLRDELANTQQKFQASEQLVAQLEEEKKHLEFMASVKKYDENQEQDDTCEKSRTDPVVELFPDEDNEDRNNMSPTPPSQFANQTSGYEIPARLRTLHNLVIQYASQGRYEVAVPLCKQALEDLEKTSGHDHPDVATMLNILALVYRDQNKYKEAANLLNDALSIRGKTLGENHPAVAATLNNLAVLYGKRGKYKDAEPLCKRALEIREKVLGKDHPDVAKQLNNLALLCQNQGKYDEVEKYYQRALDIYESKLGPDDPNVAKTKNNLAGCYLKQGRYTEAEILYKQVLTRAHEREFGAIDSKNKPIWQVAEEREEHKFDNRENTPYGEYGGWHKAAKVDSPTVTTTLKNLGALYRRQGMFEAAETLEDCAMRSKKEAYDLAKQTKVSQLLTSNEKRRSKAIKEDMDFSEEKNAKP; encoded by the exons ATGACGCAAATGTCGCAGGACGAAATAATAACTAATACGAAAACAGTCCTCCAAGGCCTCGAAGCCTTGCGAGTGGAGCATGTTTCGATTATGAACGGAATCGCAGAGGTCCAGAAGGACAacgaaaaatcggacatgctGCGGAAGAACATCGAGAACATCGAACTGGGCCTGAGTGAAGCTCAGGTGATGATGGCCCTGACATCGCATCTGCAGAACATCGAGGCCGAGAAGCAAAAGCTCAAGACACAGGTGCGCCGCCTGCACCAGGAGAACGCCTGGCTCCGCGACGAGCTGGCCAACACGCAGCAGAAGTTCCAGGCATCCGAGCAGCTGGTCGCCCAACTGGAGGAGGAGAAGAAGCACCTGGAGTTCATGGCCTCCGTGAAGAAGTACGACGAGAATCAGGAACAGGACGACACATGCGAGAAGTCGCGCACCGATCCGGTGGTGGAGCTGTTTCCGGACGAGGATAACGAGGACCGCAACAACATGTCGCCCACTCCGCCCAGCCAGTTCGCCAACCAGACTTCCGGCTACGAGATTCCAGCACGTCTGCGAACTCTGCACAATCTGGTCATTCAGTACGCATCGCAGGGCAG GTATGAAGTAGCCGTTCCACTCTGCAAACAAGCTTTGGAAGATCTCGAAAAGACAAGCGGCCACGACCATCCCGATGTAGCCACAATGCTGAATATTCTGGCACTCGTTTATCGTGATCAG AACAAGTATAAAGAGGCCGCCAATTTGCTGAACGACGCTCTGTCGATTCGAGGAAAGACTCTGGGGGAAAATCACCCAGCCGTGGCGGCCACGTTGAACAATTTGGCCGTCCTCTACGGCAAACGGGGAAAGTACAAAGATGCCGAGCCTCTTTGCAAGCGTGCCTTGGAGATCCGCGAGAAGGTCCTGGGAAAGGATCACCCCGATGTTGCTAAGCAACTCAACAACCTCGCCTTGCTGTGCCAGAATCAGGGCAAGTACGACGAGGTTGAGAAGTACTACCAGCGAGCTCTCGACATCTACGAATCAAAACTGGGTCCCGATGATCCCAATGTGGCCAAGACAAAGAACAACCTCGCTGGCTGCTATTTGAAGCAAGGAAGATACACCGAGGCCGAAATCCTTTATAAGCAGGTCTTGACGCGAGCCCACGAACGTGAGTTCGGAGCGATTGACAGCAAAAATAAGCCCATTTGGCAG GTGGCCGAGGAGCGTGAGGAGCACAAATTTGATAACAGGGAGAACACACCATACGGCGAATATGGCGGTTGGCATAAGGCTGCTAAAGTGGATTCCCCCACGGTAACAACCACTCTAAAAAATCTGGGAGCACTTTACCGGCGTCAAGGCATGTTTGAAGCTGCCGAGACTCTGGAAGACTGTGCAATGAGGAGTAAAAAAGAAGCCTACGATCTAGCTAAACAAACAAAGGTCTCACAACTGCTAACTTCAAACGAAAAGCGACGATCAAAGGCAATTAAAGAGGATATGGATTTCTCCGAAGAG AAAAATGCGAAAccatga